A stretch of Lysinibacillus agricola DNA encodes these proteins:
- a CDS encoding LysR substrate-binding domain-containing protein has protein sequence MTENQLFESAGFKPNIAFEGEDLSIILQLVNEGKGISFIFKYSFLDQYLDNVKILKISNPDCFQTVGIAWNKKRKSSFVVNSFRDFAISFLKDSTE, from the coding sequence GTGACAGAAAATCAATTATTTGAAAGTGCAGGTTTTAAGCCGAATATTGCTTTTGAAGGTGAAGATTTATCGATTATTTTACAACTGGTGAACGAAGGAAAGGGCATCTCTTTTATTTTCAAATATTCATTTTTAGATCAGTATTTAGACAATGTAAAGATATTAAAAATTTCAAATCCTGATTGCTTTCAAACGGTAGGAATTGCTTGGAATAAAAAGAGAAAAAGTTCATTTGTCGTAAACAGTTTTCGTGATTTTGCTATTTCATTTTTAAAGGATAGTACAGAATAA